In the genome of Acidobacteriota bacterium, the window TGCAAGAACGATCGCCCACGAGGGGAGCAAGACTATCAGAGAAGCTCGCAAGGAGGCGAGCCGCTGCGCAGATACGATCACCATCTCGGCAGAGGAAGCGCGCCGGGTGATTGGCGAGACCATCCCCTTCGACAGCCGCATAGGCTCTGAGAATAGAGTCGGTTATTATTATAGATTTCCGATTGGCATCATCGCCGCCATTACACCTTTCAACGATCCTCTCAACCTTGTTGCTCACAAGGTTGGACCGGCTATCGCCGGCGGCAACTCCATCGTGTTGAAGCCGGCTACAGTCACGCCACTTTCGGCGCTAAAGCTCGCAGAGGCCTTTATGGAAGCTGGGCTGCCGGGCAACATTTTGAATGTCATCACCGGCTACGGTCACGAGATTGGCGACGCGCTCGTCACAGACGCGCGCATCCGAATGATCAGTTTCACTGGCGGCACCGAAGCGGGACTCGAAATCATGAAGAAAGCCGGGCTCAAGAAGATCGGCATGGAGCTCGGCAGCAACAGCCCCGTCATCGTGCTTTCTGACTGTGACCTGGAGCCCACCGTGGAGAACTGTGTCTCTGGCGCATTCTGGGCATGCGGCCAGAACTGCATAGGAGTGCAGAGGATATACATCGAACGGAGTATCTTCGGCGAGTTTGTACAGAAGTTCGTCACGCGGACGAAGCAATACAAGATCGGCAACAAAATGAGTGAAGAATGCGACATGGGCCCGATGATCGATGAGAAAGAGGCAATCCGAGTCGAGAAATGGATACAAGAAGCCGTAACAGGCGGAGCGAAAGTCCTTGCAGGCGGCAGGCGAAGGGGAACGGTTGTCGAACCAACAGTGCTCGTCGATACGCCGCGCGGGTCCAGGCTTGACTGCCATGAGGTCTTCGGTCCGGTTGTGAGTCTCTATGCGGTGGATAGCCTCGACGAAGCGATCGAGCGTGCTAACGAGATGGACTACGGTCTCCACGCAGCCATTTTCACGAGCAATCTTAATAAGGCGTTCAAGGCAATATATGCCCTCGACTGCGGTGGCGTCATCGTCAATGACTCTACCGATTACCGGATAGACATGATGCCATTCGGCGGAATCAAGATGAGCGGTCTCGGCCGCGAGGGGATCAAGTTTGTCTTAATGGAGATGACCGAACCCAAGGTCGTCTGTTTCAACTTATAAGGAGTTGTGAAATGTACGGACAGGATGAAGTCATCATTACCCCTAAGATGCAATGGTACATTGATAAGAACAATGAGTACCTTGCGCGGCGCAGCGCCTACATACGCGACGTTGTCAAGAAATGGAAGTTCGACACCATTGCCGTTCATGGACTGTACACTCTGGAAGATGCAATTGAAGATTATCAGGGTTCCATCATCGAGCCAGTTTTCCTCAGCACTTCACAGGCTTACCGCGACGCCGCTGAAATGGCTGCCGCCCTGGCCTACAAAATTCCCACGTGGTGCTACTCGCGCATCGCGAACCCGTCGACCTACTATTATGAATGGGTCCTTGCCCTGCTGGAAGGGTACGGCTTCGACGGGGAGACATCCTGCTGTTCCACATCCTCCGGCATGGCTGCCATCATGACGGCAGTCCAGCCTTTCCTCGTACACATCCACCATCATGTCCATGAGCCGCGCAATTTTGTTGCGACAGCACAGTGTTACGGCGGAACATTCCAGCAGTTCAGTGTGCGCCTGATGCAGGAACGCGACATAGAATGCCGGTGGGTTGAGGATGCTACTAAAGTCGACGAATGGGCAAAGAGGATCGACAAGAACACACGGTTCCTCTACGGTGAGCTCCCGAGCAATCCGGGCCTGGGATTCTTCGACATCAAAGCCGTGGCTGATCTGGCGCACAGCCACAACATCCCTCTTATTGTTGACAGCACCATCGCCACTCCGGCGCTGCTCCGGCCCATCTGTCATGGAGCCGACATCGTCGTACAGTCCGCTACGAAATCGCTGACCAGCAGCGGGTTTGGGATCTGCGGCGCCGTGATCGCCAGAAAGGACCTTGTGACTAATATCCCGAATGACGCACTCAAGCGGGATTTCGCTCTCTACGTGAAGTTTCTTCCCAACCGCGATTACGGTCCCAACCTTCATCCAATGCAGGCCGTCCTGTCGATAAACGACATGCGGACGATACGATCGAAGATGGATCTTTTCAGCCGGAGCACGATGAAGGTCACCGAGTATCTGCAGAAGCATCCGCAGATTGAGAGCGTGCAGTATCTCGGGCTGCCGGACCATCCTCTTCATGAGCTGGCGAGCAGGTACATGTGGCTCGTTGATTCTGAGTATGACGAGCTGTACGGCAAACCTGTCAATCGTTACGGGCATCTCATGTCTTTCTGCGTGAAGGGCGGAGTTGAGACGACGCACAAAT includes:
- a CDS encoding aldehyde dehydrogenase family protein; translation: MKMLIGGEWVLTKEMIDVRDPYDNSLIDTVPRASVEDVKRAIGCAELGYKTNRALPVHKRIEILYKTAAILRERAEDFARTIAHEGSKTIREARKEASRCADTITISAEEARRVIGETIPFDSRIGSENRVGYYYRFPIGIIAAITPFNDPLNLVAHKVGPAIAGGNSIVLKPATVTPLSALKLAEAFMEAGLPGNILNVITGYGHEIGDALVTDARIRMISFTGGTEAGLEIMKKAGLKKIGMELGSNSPVIVLSDCDLEPTVENCVSGAFWACGQNCIGVQRIYIERSIFGEFVQKFVTRTKQYKIGNKMSEECDMGPMIDEKEAIRVEKWIQEAVTGGAKVLAGGRRRGTVVEPTVLVDTPRGSRLDCHEVFGPVVSLYAVDSLDEAIERANEMDYGLHAAIFTSNLNKAFKAIYALDCGGVIVNDSTDYRIDMMPFGGIKMSGLGREGIKFVLMEMTEPKVVCFNL
- a CDS encoding PLP-dependent transferase, with the protein product MYGQDEVIITPKMQWYIDKNNEYLARRSAYIRDVVKKWKFDTIAVHGLYTLEDAIEDYQGSIIEPVFLSTSQAYRDAAEMAAALAYKIPTWCYSRIANPSTYYYEWVLALLEGYGFDGETSCCSTSSGMAAIMTAVQPFLVHIHHHVHEPRNFVATAQCYGGTFQQFSVRLMQERDIECRWVEDATKVDEWAKRIDKNTRFLYGELPSNPGLGFFDIKAVADLAHSHNIPLIVDSTIATPALLRPICHGADIVVQSATKSLTSSGFGICGAVIARKDLVTNIPNDALKRDFALYVKFLPNRDYGPNLHPMQAVLSINDMRTIRSKMDLFSRSTMKVTEYLQKHPQIESVQYLGLPDHPLHELASRYMWLVDSEYDELYGKPVNRYGHLMSFCVKGGVETTHKFFDELKRIWRATDLGRIKSIATIPAISTHQQQGEAGRKLAHIPPNMVRLCVGGEHPDDIIADIDQALWQAKK